One genomic segment of Sanyastnella coralliicola includes these proteins:
- a CDS encoding DUF3137 domain-containing protein gives MEESHAGFLQEEADKLEKRRARARTLQFLYRFTVGLLFKLLVAGIYVGIVIAIIFPPVGLYVLGAALAAFLLSLVPVPIERYEEYLKTNLLPEIFKRLYPEYTYDPEGLNMESIKASGIFNSALFKKAERIEGEDRVSGEIKGVKVDFNEVEFYSYPINWGKTIGFIFLLILLLPFIIWRLLTSDGDMSSDHGGGSNSSSGGLLIRDEVKFYRGLFLHADFHKKFHGSVYMMPKKLVKYSDRFSGEFSTSGRPINLENAQLNELYQVTSPDPQLAYYLLSPKVLESIFEIYQREKALPIVILRDGQMYMTIPWQRDYFAVDLRTKIQGPEYFGKYLSEIESFQKIVEHMTLDTRIWTKN, from the coding sequence ATGGAAGAATCACACGCTGGCTTTCTCCAAGAAGAGGCTGACAAATTAGAGAAGAGACGTGCTCGGGCGAGAACACTTCAGTTCTTGTACCGATTCACCGTTGGACTACTTTTCAAACTATTGGTGGCGGGTATCTACGTAGGTATCGTCATCGCTATCATTTTCCCTCCAGTAGGTTTGTATGTTCTTGGAGCGGCCTTAGCGGCCTTCCTATTAAGCTTGGTGCCGGTTCCAATTGAGCGGTATGAAGAGTATCTCAAGACGAACCTCCTGCCTGAAATTTTCAAACGTCTATATCCTGAGTATACCTACGACCCAGAAGGGTTGAACATGGAGTCGATCAAGGCCAGCGGTATCTTCAATAGCGCCCTATTCAAAAAGGCTGAGCGTATTGAAGGGGAAGATCGCGTGTCAGGAGAAATCAAAGGCGTGAAGGTTGATTTCAATGAAGTAGAATTCTACAGTTACCCGATTAACTGGGGCAAAACCATCGGTTTTATCTTCCTGTTAATCTTGTTGCTTCCTTTCATTATCTGGCGATTGCTGACTTCGGATGGAGACATGTCTAGCGACCACGGTGGAGGCAGTAACAGCAGTAGTGGAGGTTTATTGATTCGTGATGAGGTAAAGTTCTATCGAGGGCTCTTTCTGCATGCGGATTTCCACAAGAAGTTCCACGGTAGTGTTTATATGATGCCGAAGAAACTGGTGAAATACAGCGATCGTTTTTCAGGTGAATTTAGCACTTCGGGGAGGCCAATTAATCTTGAAAACGCGCAGCTTAACGAGTTGTATCAAGTGACTTCCCCAGATCCCCAACTGGCCTATTACCTCCTTTCTCCGAAAGTGCTTGAGAGCATCTTCGAAATCTATCAACGAGAAAAGGCACTACCTATCGTGATTCTCCGCGATGGTCAGATGTACATGACCATTCCATGGCAGCGCGATTACTTCGCGGTTGACCTTCGCACGAAGATTCAAGGACCAGAATACTTCGGGAAATACCTCAGTGAAATTGAGTCGTTCCAGAAGATTGTCGAACACATGACGCTCGACACGCGCATCTGGACGAAGAACTAA
- a CDS encoding LemA family protein produces the protein MSKSTAQVIIFVLILVTLPIFFITIPVIISYYNRIKRANNSVDFSYSGMDVQLKKRADLIPNLVSSVKTIMKHETELFERITSLRSGIASAEERSAERFQLEGELSSAMGALNVSMENYPEIKSNTNMLQLQRNLTETEEQISAARRAYNNAVLNINNMITTFPGNIFGAAFDAKEGTYFQAAEGDTKNPNVGNLFGV, from the coding sequence ATGTCGAAATCTACAGCGCAAGTCATCATCTTCGTGTTGATCTTGGTGACCTTGCCCATCTTTTTCATCACCATTCCTGTAATCATTAGTTACTATAACCGTATCAAGCGGGCCAACAACAGTGTTGACTTCAGCTACAGCGGCATGGATGTTCAGTTGAAGAAGCGCGCAGATTTGATCCCCAATTTGGTTTCGTCTGTGAAGACGATCATGAAGCATGAGACGGAGTTGTTCGAACGCATTACCAGTCTTCGTTCTGGTATCGCTAGCGCGGAAGAGCGCAGTGCTGAACGCTTTCAATTGGAAGGTGAATTGAGTTCAGCCATGGGAGCGCTCAATGTTAGCATGGAGAATTACCCTGAAATCAAGTCAAACACCAATATGCTTCAACTGCAACGCAACTTGACTGAAACAGAAGAGCAGATCAGTGCAGCTCGCCGAGCATACAACAATGCTGTCTTGAACATTAACAACATGATCACCACTTTCCCAGGGAACATCTTTGGAGCAGCCTTTGATGCGAAGGAAGGAACTTACTTCCAAGCAGCTGAAGGTGATACGAAGAACCCGAATGTTGGGAATCTATTTGGAGTTTGA
- a CDS encoding RluA family pseudouridine synthase yields the protein MQHPLQHHLPEKAKEIPSPTRFTFPFYYETHPLCLLAAEQLQATLLADQQWVEYFAEGDRGKMFGVLIVEDELQNRSYLAAYSGSLDMELQRPVFVPNIYNAFEEDAFFDEGVKRVTALTTDLASAESDPRLEQWRAELEGLRIQSEERIHQQKAKMKFAKKERDALRKEAQGFPAPERSALEQNLIKESVGLKTQLRKIQEEEAAKQARLEGMLHDLESSVNALREQRAQLSNSLQERLFGNFEILNGENERSDLLSIFKAFGDLQPPAGSGDCAAPKLLHYAYAHGLKPICMAEFWWGASPKGEVRKHKMFYPACRSKCEPILGFMLQGLEVEDSPIGQEPDPSLSVEVIYEDEQIAIVNKPSGLLSVPGRTISDSVSERLKSMFPSADNPLVTHRLDMHTSGLMIVAKDLGSYKYIQRQFIKRRVQKRYVAMLDGTLKDDEGVIELPLRLDVNDRPRQMVDHELGKVAVTHWRKDTEVDGKTRVLFFPKTGRTHQLRVHAAHQEGLDTAIVGDDLYGTKADRLHLHAEEVTFMHPATREILTFQLKAPF from the coding sequence ATGCAGCACCCTTTGCAACATCATTTACCCGAGAAAGCGAAAGAGATCCCATCTCCTACCCGCTTCACTTTCCCATTTTACTACGAGACACATCCCTTGTGCCTCTTAGCAGCAGAACAGCTTCAAGCCACGCTTCTTGCTGACCAACAATGGGTTGAGTATTTCGCAGAGGGCGATCGAGGGAAGATGTTTGGTGTGTTGATTGTTGAAGATGAGCTCCAAAACCGTTCTTATCTCGCGGCCTATTCGGGTAGTCTAGACATGGAATTGCAACGGCCTGTTTTTGTGCCAAATATTTATAACGCTTTTGAAGAAGACGCTTTTTTTGATGAAGGTGTGAAGCGCGTTACGGCGTTGACTACTGATCTCGCTAGCGCGGAATCGGATCCTCGTCTTGAGCAATGGAGGGCTGAATTGGAAGGGTTGCGTATCCAGTCAGAAGAGCGCATCCATCAGCAAAAGGCCAAAATGAAGTTCGCGAAGAAAGAGCGCGATGCCCTACGAAAGGAAGCGCAAGGTTTTCCTGCACCCGAACGGTCTGCTTTAGAGCAAAACCTCATTAAAGAGAGCGTTGGGCTCAAAACCCAACTCCGAAAGATTCAAGAAGAAGAGGCTGCCAAGCAAGCGCGTTTGGAGGGCATGCTTCACGATTTAGAGTCATCGGTCAATGCCCTTCGTGAGCAGCGAGCTCAACTTTCTAACTCCCTTCAAGAACGCCTCTTTGGGAATTTTGAAATTTTGAATGGGGAGAACGAACGTTCTGATCTTCTGAGCATTTTCAAGGCATTCGGTGACCTTCAACCTCCTGCAGGTTCGGGAGATTGTGCCGCTCCGAAGTTGCTTCACTACGCCTATGCACACGGCTTGAAACCTATCTGCATGGCAGAGTTCTGGTGGGGTGCCTCACCGAAAGGAGAAGTTCGAAAGCACAAAATGTTCTACCCGGCCTGTCGGAGTAAGTGTGAACCAATTCTCGGTTTTATGCTCCAAGGACTTGAAGTGGAGGACAGTCCAATTGGTCAAGAACCAGATCCTTCGCTGTCTGTTGAAGTCATTTATGAAGATGAGCAAATAGCCATCGTCAACAAGCCTTCAGGGCTGCTTTCGGTACCTGGAAGAACAATTTCAGACTCAGTATCTGAACGGTTGAAGTCTATGTTTCCGTCTGCCGACAATCCATTGGTGACACACCGATTGGATATGCATACGTCAGGACTAATGATCGTGGCTAAGGACTTAGGGTCATACAAATACATTCAACGCCAGTTCATCAAAAGAAGAGTGCAAAAGCGGTACGTTGCTATGCTTGACGGAACTCTGAAGGATGACGAAGGCGTGATTGAACTTCCGTTAAGACTAGACGTGAATGATCGTCCACGTCAGATGGTGGATCATGAGTTGGGAAAAGTGGCTGTGACTCATTGGAGAAAAGACACGGAAGTTGATGGTAAAACTCGGGTGCTCTTTTTCCCGAAAACAGGAAGAACACATCAGCTCAGGGTGCATGCTGCTCATCAAGAAGGATTGGACACCGCGATCGTGGGAGATGATTTATACGGAACGAAAGCAGACCGTCTTCACCTGCATGCTGAGGAGGTGACCTTTATGCATCCAGCCACACGAGAAATCTTGACTTTTCAGTTGAAAGCGCCCTTCTAA
- a CDS encoding MFS transporter: protein MTDNSTPQINEKFLLFILGAIQFTHIVDFMIIMPLGDILQRELNINPSEFSVLVSAYPLAAFLSSLFGVFFLDKFDRKKALVIAYTGFILGTASSALVPTTAAPDLNYYLFIGTRVVTGLFGGILGALVLSIVGDVFPLARRGSAMGIVTMAFSLAAVMGVPLSLYLVNQFDGNWHLPFYFVSGLGFFIILLSLFGVPSMRGHLTNQQQRPHPFETIRVAAKSRNQQQALLLMILLILGQFTVIPFITPYMINNVGLTQDEIPLIYLVGGACTVISSPLVGKLVDRFGRKKVFYGMATLSMAPLLLVTHLWPISLYIVLTISGSFFIFISGRMIPANTMLTSVVKPENRGGFMSLNSSGRSLAGGVASLITGAIVTQEFEGAPLEHFGIVGVMACGFTLLAMYLAYRLVEGE, encoded by the coding sequence TTGACAGATAACTCAACCCCACAGATCAACGAAAAATTTCTCCTGTTCATTTTAGGGGCAATCCAGTTCACACACATCGTAGACTTCATGATCATCATGCCGCTGGGAGACATCCTTCAGCGGGAATTGAATATCAACCCATCAGAATTTTCGGTGCTCGTTTCTGCATATCCCTTAGCGGCCTTTTTAAGTAGCCTCTTCGGGGTGTTCTTCTTGGACAAATTTGATCGAAAGAAAGCCCTGGTTATTGCCTATACCGGATTTATTCTTGGAACGGCTTCTTCAGCGCTAGTGCCAACAACGGCTGCCCCTGATTTGAATTACTACTTGTTCATTGGAACACGTGTCGTCACGGGACTGTTTGGAGGGATCCTAGGTGCTTTAGTACTCTCAATTGTGGGAGATGTTTTTCCACTCGCTCGACGAGGTTCTGCCATGGGGATTGTGACTATGGCCTTCTCGCTGGCGGCCGTCATGGGAGTACCACTAAGTCTTTACTTAGTCAATCAATTTGATGGAAACTGGCACCTCCCCTTCTACTTTGTATCAGGACTTGGGTTCTTCATCATTCTACTTTCGTTATTTGGCGTGCCTTCTATGCGCGGTCATTTGACCAACCAACAGCAACGTCCGCATCCGTTTGAGACCATTCGGGTCGCCGCAAAAAGTAGAAACCAACAGCAGGCTTTGTTGCTCATGATCCTGTTGATTCTTGGTCAATTTACAGTCATCCCATTCATCACTCCATACATGATTAACAATGTTGGATTGACTCAAGACGAGATCCCGTTGATCTATCTCGTTGGAGGAGCGTGTACGGTGATTTCTTCGCCCCTCGTAGGAAAGCTCGTTGACCGTTTTGGAAGAAAGAAAGTGTTCTATGGAATGGCCACTCTTTCAATGGCTCCCTTGCTATTGGTCACCCATCTTTGGCCTATTTCACTGTATATCGTCTTGACCATTTCTGGTTCATTTTTCATCTTCATTTCCGGACGAATGATTCCAGCGAATACGATGCTTACTTCGGTGGTGAAACCTGAAAACAGAGGCGGGTTCATGAGCCTTAACTCAAGCGGACGTTCCCTAGCAGGTGGTGTGGCCTCTTTGATCACCGGAGCCATCGTCACACAAGAGTTCGAAGGTGCCCCGCTAGAGCATTTTGGAATCGTAGGGGTGATGGCCTGCGGCTTTACACTACTTGCGATGTACTTGGCTTACCGCCTCGTGGAGGGTGAATAA
- a CDS encoding FG-GAP-like repeat-containing protein produces MLREYTLRKKVIAIFLPALVLFSFSSSAQWLDWSDETDTRLILTSVANSDDEEKDISAADLNNDGLTDVVVVRKEPFSNPSEPAKSDLLLINTGGVLEDMTATYAPEFISNVSFARDVYIGDFDGDGWQDVIIANTFDQGPQYYRNMGEDGGGNWLGLVDESASRFPATLDDTPLICAVWGGDVNGDGFEDIYFTNYRVNGSGGTAKDFLYINDGTGVFTEEAEVRMGDLRNSAFGTACQIVDIDGDGDNDIVKVSTLFNVSPWNSRGCIIMYNDGTGNFTNWQNIAAGQSPYMIEIRDFTGDGQLDIFVVDDGSDRLFEITGVTPDVSVTFTQTNLGFSSSNGFGGNVHAADIDNDGDLDIAVNDVDVDIPPCNSGRRMAIYENVNGVFQDPYGTDAFPWVENSYDMAWLDINNDGLLDFISGGCAGYGVHMSDNCDLIQSSADYDLDGIPDACDECPTNPDPNCTPAIEFPIVSTDHSIARQWNELTLASIRGDFARPTVHARNLFHTSLAMWDAWAVFDDEACTYLLGQTLNGFDCEFIGFPAPADVDAARHAAITYAAYRILQHRFQNSPDASLLQQGYDNHMMTLGYDMNFTDTNYGGGDARALGNYIAQCVIDYGLQDGSNEANDYGNTAYSPVNPPLIVDNPGNPTIVDRNRWQPLTLDLFIDQSGNEIPGETPDFLSPEWGGVHAFALSEDDKITLNRDGFDYEIYHDPGAPPYLQMDGSGASDLYQWGFAMVSIWSGHLDATDGVMWDISPASIGDRDMLPETFADFGTFYNQTAGGTSSNGHAVNPATGAPYVPNMVPRADYARVLAEFWADGPDSETPPGHWFSILNYVSDHPDLQKQFMGAGPELDELEWDVKSYFMMGGAMHDCAISAWGIKGWYDYLRPISAIRAMAELGQSSDPLGASYHPAGLPLVPGYIEVIQSGDALAGAGDENVGKIKLWAWRGHKAINNVDIDEAGVGWILAEEWEPYQRPSFVTPPFAGYVSGHSTYSRAAAEVLTLLTGDEYFPGGMGVFDAPQDEFLVFEDGPSVDIQLQWATYRDAADESGLSRIWGGIHPPADDIPGRKIGIEVGIDAFNAAISYFGDSDYDGLCDAHDFPCLGDFNNDGFRDVADLLVYLGDYGCTSGCVADVDGDGQVTTSDLINVILPTFAIPCEGP; encoded by the coding sequence ATGCTACGTGAGTATACCCTCCGCAAGAAGGTCATAGCGATCTTTTTGCCAGCACTTGTTCTCTTTAGTTTTTCGTCCTCGGCGCAGTGGCTGGACTGGTCAGACGAAACAGATACTCGACTCATTCTTACCTCTGTTGCCAATAGCGACGACGAGGAAAAAGATATCTCCGCAGCCGATCTTAACAATGACGGATTAACGGATGTAGTTGTAGTTCGAAAGGAACCATTCTCGAATCCTTCGGAACCAGCAAAATCAGACCTTCTTCTCATCAATACCGGTGGTGTTCTTGAAGACATGACCGCGACTTACGCTCCTGAGTTTATCTCAAATGTGAGTTTCGCCCGTGACGTCTACATTGGAGACTTTGATGGCGATGGATGGCAAGATGTGATCATTGCCAACACCTTCGATCAAGGCCCACAATACTACCGTAACATGGGAGAAGATGGCGGTGGAAATTGGCTTGGTCTTGTGGATGAATCAGCATCTCGTTTCCCTGCTACCCTCGATGATACCCCACTTATCTGTGCGGTATGGGGTGGAGATGTGAACGGAGACGGATTCGAAGACATTTACTTCACCAACTACCGTGTCAACGGATCAGGGGGAACGGCTAAAGACTTCCTCTATATCAATGACGGAACGGGTGTGTTCACAGAAGAAGCGGAAGTGCGTATGGGAGACCTTCGAAACTCTGCATTCGGAACAGCATGTCAGATTGTCGACATCGATGGTGATGGAGATAATGATATTGTGAAAGTGAGTACCCTCTTCAATGTTTCTCCTTGGAACTCACGTGGCTGTATCATCATGTATAACGATGGAACAGGAAACTTCACAAACTGGCAAAATATAGCAGCTGGTCAATCTCCTTACATGATTGAGATTCGTGACTTCACTGGTGATGGACAGCTTGACATTTTCGTTGTAGACGACGGATCAGATCGTCTATTCGAAATTACCGGCGTAACCCCTGATGTTAGTGTGACGTTCACGCAAACCAACCTCGGGTTCAGCAGTTCGAACGGTTTCGGTGGAAACGTTCACGCGGCCGACATCGACAATGACGGTGACTTGGATATCGCCGTGAATGATGTTGACGTTGACATCCCGCCATGTAACAGCGGACGTCGCATGGCAATCTATGAAAACGTGAACGGAGTATTCCAAGACCCATATGGAACAGACGCTTTCCCTTGGGTTGAGAATAGCTACGATATGGCTTGGCTCGACATTAACAATGATGGTCTTCTTGATTTCATTTCTGGTGGTTGTGCAGGTTATGGAGTGCACATGTCTGACAACTGTGACTTGATTCAAAGCTCAGCGGATTACGATTTGGATGGAATTCCAGACGCTTGCGACGAATGTCCGACCAACCCAGATCCAAACTGTACTCCAGCGATAGAATTCCCGATTGTAAGTACTGATCATTCGATTGCTCGTCAATGGAATGAACTCACACTTGCTAGTATTCGCGGTGACTTTGCTCGTCCGACGGTTCACGCGCGTAACCTCTTCCACACCTCACTTGCTATGTGGGATGCATGGGCTGTATTTGACGACGAAGCATGCACCTACTTACTCGGCCAGACATTGAATGGATTTGACTGCGAATTCATCGGATTCCCAGCGCCAGCGGATGTAGATGCGGCGCGTCATGCAGCCATTACTTACGCTGCTTATCGAATTCTTCAGCATCGATTCCAAAACTCACCTGACGCATCACTTCTTCAACAAGGGTATGACAACCACATGATGACGCTGGGTTACGACATGAACTTCACTGACACGAACTACGGAGGTGGAGACGCGCGCGCCCTTGGAAACTACATCGCACAGTGTGTGATCGATTACGGTCTTCAAGATGGATCGAATGAGGCTAACGACTACGGAAACACGGCTTATTCACCGGTTAACCCTCCGTTGATCGTTGATAATCCTGGTAACCCTACGATTGTTGATCGCAACCGCTGGCAGCCGCTAACGCTTGATCTGTTTATCGATCAGAGTGGTAATGAGATTCCAGGTGAAACACCTGACTTCCTTTCACCAGAATGGGGAGGAGTACATGCATTCGCGTTGAGCGAAGACGATAAGATCACCCTCAACCGTGATGGTTTCGACTACGAAATCTACCATGATCCAGGTGCACCGCCATACCTTCAAATGGATGGCTCAGGAGCTTCAGATCTCTACCAATGGGGCTTCGCCATGGTTTCTATTTGGTCAGGGCACTTGGATGCCACTGACGGGGTAATGTGGGATATCTCTCCAGCCTCGATTGGAGATCGCGATATGCTACCAGAGACATTCGCTGACTTTGGAACCTTCTACAACCAAACAGCTGGAGGTACGTCAAGCAACGGTCACGCAGTGAACCCTGCAACAGGGGCGCCTTACGTTCCGAACATGGTTCCACGTGCTGATTACGCTCGTGTACTCGCTGAGTTCTGGGCAGATGGTCCAGATTCCGAAACACCTCCAGGACACTGGTTCTCTATCTTGAACTACGTAAGTGATCACCCAGACCTTCAAAAGCAATTCATGGGCGCTGGTCCTGAATTGGATGAATTGGAATGGGATGTTAAATCTTACTTCATGATGGGTGGTGCGATGCATGATTGTGCTATTTCAGCATGGGGTATCAAAGGATGGTACGACTACTTGCGTCCGATCTCTGCGATTCGAGCAATGGCAGAACTCGGTCAAAGCTCAGATCCGCTAGGCGCTTCGTACCACCCAGCCGGATTACCGTTGGTTCCTGGATACATTGAAGTAATTCAATCAGGAGACGCACTTGCCGGCGCTGGAGACGAAAACGTTGGAAAGATCAAGCTATGGGCTTGGCGTGGGCACAAAGCCATCAATAACGTTGACATTGACGAAGCCGGTGTTGGTTGGATCCTAGCTGAAGAATGGGAGCCTTACCAGCGTCCTTCTTTCGTGACCCCTCCATTCGCAGGGTACGTTTCAGGACACTCAACTTATTCACGCGCTGCCGCGGAAGTCTTGACGCTTCTAACAGGAGACGAGTACTTCCCAGGTGGAATGGGAGTCTTTGATGCACCACAAGATGAATTCCTTGTTTTCGAAGACGGACCAAGTGTAGACATTCAACTCCAGTGGGCAACCTACCGTGATGCGGCGGATGAATCAGGACTATCACGTATCTGGGGTGGAATCCACCCTCCTGCGGATGATATCCCTGGCCGTAAGATTGGAATTGAAGTAGGTATTGATGCCTTCAATGCTGCGATCAGCTACTTCGGTGATTCAGACTACGATGGTCTGTGTGACGCGCATGATTTCCCATGTCTAGGAGACTTCAACAACGACGGTTTCCGCGATGTTGCTGACCTTCTTGTTTACCTCGGAGATTACGGCTGTACTTCAGGCTGTGTAGCTGATGTAGATGGCGACGGACAAGTAACAACGTCTGACCTCATCAACGTGATTCTACCGACCTTCGCGATTCCTTGTGAAGGACCATAA
- a CDS encoding MFS transporter: MAQRISKEVIPILSVNFVGLLGYSIVLPLLVFLVTKMGGDAVIYGFIGAVYPVFQLIGSPILGKMSDNVGRKRVLLLSQAGTLLAWILFIVAYFLPAEVNVMGSAEYLITLPLLVLILARAVDGFTGGNISVANAYLSDVSTEENRTRNFSYMSASSSLGFVLGPALAGILAATVLEELLPVLLATGISLITMIMIMVWLPNKEQDDCQPVRHKSVVGRLFGGAHKECNAPVEDKPNNRFKDLLKIKGLGVMLIMYFLTFLAFSLFYSAFPIYSTQNLGWDPSQLGGFLAISSVVIFVVNIFGLPQLNKVLKNFQIVFLGALCLGGAFLLLELDNIIILYVANIILSIGNGLLWPSFMAMLSGKGDHSNQGSIMGWGNSMGSLGSVLGLILGGILFKTLGTNVFMIGAVIFFFMGVITLLFLRTKNQTT, translated from the coding sequence ATGGCGCAACGCATTAGCAAAGAGGTCATTCCTATCCTCTCCGTGAACTTTGTCGGACTCCTTGGCTACAGTATCGTATTACCACTACTCGTTTTCCTCGTGACGAAGATGGGGGGAGATGCCGTGATCTACGGTTTTATTGGTGCGGTTTATCCCGTTTTTCAATTGATTGGGTCGCCTATTCTGGGGAAGATGTCTGATAATGTCGGACGAAAACGAGTGCTGCTTTTAAGTCAAGCTGGAACCTTGTTGGCCTGGATTCTCTTCATCGTCGCCTACTTCCTTCCCGCCGAAGTAAATGTCATGGGGTCAGCTGAATACCTGATTACTCTGCCACTACTCGTACTCATTCTTGCACGAGCAGTTGATGGTTTCACCGGAGGGAATATCTCCGTAGCCAACGCCTACCTCTCAGATGTTTCCACGGAAGAGAACCGTACCAGGAACTTCTCCTACATGAGTGCTTCTTCGAGCTTAGGATTTGTACTCGGACCAGCACTGGCAGGTATTCTTGCTGCCACAGTATTGGAAGAGTTGCTTCCTGTACTCTTAGCCACAGGCATTTCACTGATCACGATGATCATGATCATGGTCTGGCTTCCGAACAAGGAGCAAGACGATTGTCAACCTGTGAGGCACAAAAGTGTGGTTGGAAGACTTTTCGGAGGAGCACACAAAGAATGCAACGCCCCAGTTGAAGACAAGCCAAACAATCGTTTCAAAGATTTGCTGAAGATCAAAGGCTTGGGCGTCATGCTCATCATGTACTTCCTGACTTTCCTGGCCTTCAGTTTGTTTTACTCCGCATTCCCCATTTACTCGACCCAAAACCTGGGCTGGGATCCGTCGCAACTTGGGGGCTTCCTTGCGATTTCTTCGGTGGTGATTTTTGTCGTCAACATCTTCGGACTGCCACAGTTGAACAAGGTCCTTAAGAACTTCCAAATTGTTTTTCTCGGCGCACTTTGTTTAGGCGGTGCATTCTTACTCTTGGAGTTAGATAACATCATCATCCTCTATGTCGCAAACATCATTCTCTCGATTGGAAACGGATTGCTTTGGCCAAGCTTTATGGCGATGCTTTCAGGCAAAGGAGATCACAGCAATCAAGGCAGCATTATGGGATGGGGAAATAGCATGGGTAGCCTTGGCAGTGTACTCGGACTAATCCTTGGGGGGATATTGTTTAAGACACTTGGGACGAACGTTTTCATGATTGGAGCGGTTATCTTCTTCTTCATGGGCGTGATCACTCTCCTATTTCTTCGAACCAAAAACCAGACAACATGA
- a CDS encoding UBP-type zinc finger domain-containing protein — protein MKVKTCSHLEDAKANRKSGVYECEECVKMGSTWVHLRTCQVCGKTHCCDSSPNKHARAHFHESNHAVIASAEPGETWLYCYEDELFTK, from the coding sequence ATGAAAGTCAAGACTTGTTCTCATCTAGAAGATGCTAAAGCCAACCGTAAATCGGGGGTCTATGAATGCGAAGAATGTGTGAAAATGGGCAGCACTTGGGTTCATTTGCGTACCTGTCAGGTTTGCGGTAAAACGCACTGTTGTGATAGCTCTCCAAATAAGCATGCTCGTGCACATTTTCATGAATCGAATCATGCGGTTATCGCTAGCGCGGAACCGGGCGAGACTTGGTTGTACTGCTACGAAGATGAGCTCTTTACGAAGTAG
- a CDS encoding pirin family protein: MSNIDLIIEERSRDIGDFLVGRILPFRKKRMVGPFIFIDHMGPSLIGGKRYMDVDQHPHIGLSTLTYMLEGEIMHEDSIGTKQRISPGSVNWMTAGKGISHTERTPQDWRDGRTFQVHGYQIWVALPREHEFIEPSFHHIPADELPMWQADGATYKLVAGKGFGKESPVPVYSDLFMVEVIAEDEHRLEINGELQGEIGVCVVHGSVEACGETVEKGNMMVSKAENICDVTLAAGTHVFLFGGTPFPEERFIHWNFVASSKETLEQAKQAWINKEFPKVPGDDSYVPLPGA, encoded by the coding sequence ATGTCAAACATCGATCTCATCATTGAAGAACGCAGCCGAGATATCGGCGACTTTCTTGTTGGAAGGATCTTACCTTTTCGTAAAAAGCGAATGGTGGGTCCTTTTATTTTTATCGACCATATGGGTCCTTCCCTCATTGGAGGTAAGCGCTATATGGACGTAGATCAACACCCTCATATCGGTTTGAGTACGCTTACTTACATGCTGGAAGGTGAGATCATGCACGAAGACAGTATTGGAACCAAGCAGCGCATCTCCCCAGGATCGGTGAATTGGATGACAGCTGGAAAGGGAATCTCTCATACCGAGCGCACCCCTCAAGACTGGCGAGACGGCAGAACTTTTCAAGTACATGGCTATCAAATCTGGGTAGCCCTACCTCGAGAGCATGAGTTTATTGAACCATCCTTCCACCACATCCCTGCGGATGAACTTCCAATGTGGCAGGCCGATGGCGCTACGTACAAGTTGGTAGCAGGCAAAGGGTTTGGTAAAGAATCTCCGGTGCCGGTTTATTCTGACCTTTTCATGGTTGAAGTCATCGCTGAAGACGAACACCGTCTTGAAATCAATGGTGAACTGCAAGGTGAAATTGGCGTCTGTGTCGTTCATGGTAGCGTAGAGGCCTGCGGAGAAACAGTAGAAAAAGGAAACATGATGGTCTCGAAGGCGGAGAACATCTGTGATGTCACGTTGGCCGCGGGCACGCATGTCTTCCTCTTCGGCGGGACACCTTTTCCAGAGGAACGATTCATTCATTGGAATTTTGTCGCTTCTTCAAAAGAGACCTTAGAACAAGCCAAGCAAGCTTGGATTAACAAGGAATTCCCGAAAGTACCTGGAGATGATAGCTACGTTCCTCTTCCTGGCGCGTAG